The nucleotide window CGGAACCTAAGTATTCATTGAAATACATTTTGGCTCACGTTTCAAAATTATTGGGTGTTGAAGTACAGTTTGCCGACGACTGTGTAGGTGCTGATGCAGTTGCTAAAGCTGCTGCCCTGAAACCAGGCGAAGTTCTTTTGCTCGAAAACCTCCGTTTCTATGCTGAAGAAGAAGGCAAAGCACGCGGTTTGGCAGAAGATGCTACCGACGAAGAAAAAGCTGCTGCTAAAAAAGCAGTTAAAGCTTCTCAGAAAGAATTCACAAAGAAACTGGCCGACCTGGCTGATATCTATGTAAACGATGCATTCGGTACTGCTCACCGTGCACACGCTTCTACAGCCCTGATCGCTTCTTACTTCGATGCTGACAAGAAAACTTTCGGTTACCTGATGCAAAAAGAAGTTGATTCAGTTGAAAAAGTATTGAAAGAAGCTGTTAAACCGGTAACTGCTATCATCGGTGGTTCTAAGGTTTCTACAAAAATCACCATCATCGAAACCCTGTTGTCGAAAGTTGACAACCTGATTATCGTGGGTGGTATGGCCTTTACTTTTGCAAAAGCTCAGGGTGGTAAAATCGGTACTTCACTTTGCGAAGACGATATGCTGGAACTGGCTAACACTATTGTTGCCAAAGCAAAAGAACTGGGTGTTAACCTCGTTCTTCCTACAGACTGCGTTGCTGCCGACAAATTCGCTCCTGATGCAGCTACTCAGGTAACAGCCAACACAGCTATCCCTGACGGTTGGATGGGTCTTGACCTCGGTCCTGCTTCTGCCGTTGTGGTTTCTGATGTTATTAAAGCATCTAAAACTATCCTGTGGAACGGTCCTGCCGGTGTATTCGAATTCGATGCGTTTACCGTAGGTTCTAAAGCTATCGCAGTTGCAATTGCCGAAGCTACTTCAAACGGTGCTTTCTCACTGATCGGTGGTGGCGACTCTGTAGCTTGTATCAACAAGTTCGGCTTAGCTGACAAAGTAAGCTACGTATCAACCGGTGGTGGTGCTCTCCTCGAAATGATCGAAGGCAAAGTACTTCCAGGTATCGAAGCTATCCGCGGTTTCTAAGCGAAACACGATATTTCAAAACAGAAAAGGTTGTTCCAAACGGGACAACCTTTTTTTGTATCTGCCTTTCTCCCTCCTTCAATAAGGCTTTTCAGCCTCCGGTGAATCTAATTGCATCGTATTTCAACAAACAAATTTTGTTGTATCAACACTACATTGTATTTTACGTTATTATCTAAATTATAAATTTAAATGTCTAAATTATCAATTCACCAATGATTCTTTCACTTACCTTTATCGACAAAATTTGAGCTGGTTACATCAATATGAAACGAACAGGTTGCTTCACAATACCCAAGAGTTCCTGATAGCTATCAGAAAATAATTTCATCGCCATGAGGTCTCATACTCCTCAAACGAAATAAGACATACGACCATATTATCCATATCACCTTAATCACTAAACCTACCAAATCTATTAAAAAATGAAACACACAACACTTACTCTGGCCTTTTTGGTCCTCTGTGTCCTTACCGGAATAGCACAGAAAAGAACGATTGTAAACCCTGCTTACGAAGTAAAAAATACCGGCATCTACAATGTGACAAAAATTGAACTGACCGATACTGCCACCCTGCTTTCGATGCATATTACATTTGTACCCCACTGGTGGGTTACATACGACAGTGTTGATGTAATACGTGACTGTGCCACCGGCACCGAATACAAGTTAAAAGCGCTGAAAGGTGGCACGCTTAACAAGTACATTTGGATGCCCGACTCGGGTGACAGCACCGTCGTGCTGGTGTATCCCCCACTACCGGCATCGGTAAAAAAAATTGACTTTAACAAACACATTTTCGGCATCTCGCTCGACAGAACTGCAGCCAGGACTCGAAAATCCGCCGTGGTGTCGCCAGCCATCGACAAATGGATAAAGGAGCAATTGGATAAAGCGCCTAAAAAGACATTGGATAACTATGAACTATCCTCCTTTTTCGTCGAAAAACAGAGCCGCCTGATTGGTTGTATAAAAGGATACGACTCCCGACTGGGTTTTTCAACCGGAATTATTTATGTCGCAAACGAACTTACCCGCGAAGATTATCCTGTTGTGATTAAAATTGAACCCGATGGTCGTTTTGAGGCCGAGATTCCAATGCACATGCCGAAATATACTTTGGCAGTATTCAACGAACGCTATACTCTCCCATTTTACATCGAACCCGGTCAGACTCTTTGCATGATTCTCGACTGGGACGAATGTCTTACGGCCAACCGTAAAGCCAATATCCGTTACCAATTCAAAAGGGTAGAATACAGGGGAGCACTTGCATCGCTCAACAAGGAATTATTGGCATACCCTGCCAGCCAGTTTAGCTACGAGACCTTCGATAAAAAGAGGAAAACCATGACTCCGCTCGACTTTAAAGCCGATCAGATGCAAGAATACGACAACAACATGGCTCAATATAATGAGTATGTGAAACAACACTCTTTATCGCAAAAAGCAAAGACCCTGCTCCGTAATAGAATTATGTTGGAAAACGCCAATAATCTTTTTAATTATACGATGGATCGCGATTATTACGCGAAGCAAGACAGCACGAATAAAGTGCTCAAAATACCGGTTCCCGTTTCCTTTTTCGATTTCTTGAAACAATTGCCGCTCAACGACCCAAGCTTATTGGCATGCAACGAATTTAGCGAATTTATCAACCGATTCGAATACAACGACCTGTTTTTGAAAGCACAGGTACAATTTAATAAAAGCCAGATTGCAAATCAACCAAAACCGGAAAAGAACTTTCTGGAATATCTCGACGAAGAAAAAATATCAATCCCCACTGAAGATCGCAAGTTCCTTTCTATTTTATTTAAAGAACACAAGACAGACGACGACCGGAAGCAACTGGAAGAGATGAGCGAAGTAGCGAAAAACTTTAGCGAAAAATACCAGGAGCATCTTCAGAAATACTCACAAAAATACACGATACCTCTCATCCAGACCAACAACGCCAACAGCGAGATTGAGATTTGGAAACTTAAAGAGGGCATTCTGAACAACGAATTGGGGCTTAAGCCGAATCTGGCCTATGAAATAACCAAAGTCCGTTCGCTTAATTTCTCGTTCAAGAACGCAGCATCAAAAGACAATGCCACCGCTCTGTGGAACTTTCTAAAGCAAGGCATTCACACGCCTTATTTGGCAACAACGGGCCAGGAACTTCTGTCCAAAGCTTTTCCCGAAAGACAGGCTGCTTCAAAACCTCTGCCCCAAAGCACATACGCCGATGTTTTCCGAAAAATCATTGAGCCGTTCAAGGGAAAAGTATTGTTCGTCGATTTTTGGGCGACTACCTGCGGTCCGTGTGTAGGTGGAATTAAAGACATGAAAGCTACCCGCGTAAAATACGCAAACAATCCCAACTTCGACTTTATCTTCATTACCGACCAGAGAAGTTCACCCGAAAAAGATTACAACGACTTTGTGAAAGAGCAAGAGATGAAAAACACCTACCGTCTTTCTATCGACGATTTCAATATGCTGCGTCAGCTTTTCAAATTCAATGGGATACCACGTTATGTAGTAATAGATCAGAAAGGCGATGTACTGAACGACAAGTTTGAAATGTGGAATTTTGAAACGGAGTTGAGGAAAATAGTACCGGCATACAACAACTAAAACCACACGCTTAACCAAGGCTATAGGCCTTGGTTAAGCATAAACCACAAATATGCCCATGAAAAAGCTGGAATGGAACAGTCCAAACACTACTTTTTTTTCTCCAATAAGAAAGAAATTAGTAAGATTTGGTCAGTGAAAGTAATGGTAGAACAATAATTATAAAAGAAACAATCCGGCGCATATTCATATTGACATTACGTAATTTCCATCACCGATTCCCAAAAATTAACATTTCATGCCAATATTTCCACCTCTAAAACCTTCTATTTATCGACAAATGAAGATGCAATCCCCTTGCATTTGTTAATGTTTTGTAATTATGCCATGCTCCCTTATTGTACCCTTTAAGAATTGTAAATTTGACACAAATAACTGTTTATTAGCACTATAAAAATTTTAAGTGTCAATTTAACGCTTATAAATGCTCTTTTTTGAATTCTTAGATTCGATTATGCTTGTTGTTACATTCCACAGATATACTAACTTTGCAACAATAATCATAATGAAAAACATGCTTTGAAGACAGATCAGCCTTTCATTATCTTCTGAAGAAATAAGATTCTGACGTTTGAACCACTATCTAATAGAAACGTTAAGAAATGCTTCGCAGGAATAATTCCCTTATTTATTCAGACAGGTAATTCTGATTTTATTCGACAGCTTCTTCTACAATGAAGAGGTTTTACGTCGTATAAAATTCTTATCACCTACTATTTAAACATTTTCTTCAAGTAAGGAGCTGATTACAGTAGCACATGCCTATCCAACACCATAGGGATGTGATGAGACTGCATTGACATTTATGTAGATGCACTGACAGTAGAGATATTTTTTTGTATAGCTAGATAGTAAATATTTTAACCTAAAATTTATAAGCCAATGAGAGAGACTCCCCGATAATCAAACCCGCCAAATAAAAAGCGGAACAATGTTGCGACCATTGCTCCGCCCGTATCCAAGCAATACCCCCTTTGTTTCATTATACTGACCGTACAGACAGTATAATAGCGGTGTATCGTTTTGATAGTGCAAAGATAATCATATTTTTACTGAATTGATTTGATGTAAAAATAACTCTCCTTCATTCTTCTTGAATGATTCTGAACAATATCATTATTTCAATTGACCAAATTATACATACTCATGAATCAAATAAAGACACATTTTTTACGGCTGTTTTTGTGCACCCTATTTATGTCGTTTATGACAGTAGGGTTCGCGCAACAAGGAAGTGCTCATAAAGTAACTGGAACCGTAGTTGATTCTAGTACAGGAGAATCACTTCCAGGTGTAAATATTATTATTTTGGGTGCAAAAGTTAAGACCGGAGTTATTTCTGACATTGACGGCCGGTTTACTATAAACGTATCTCCGGATGCTACCCTTGAATTTTCGTATGTTGGATACCAAAAAAAGAATGTTGCAATAGCCAACAAATCTGTTTTGAACGTAACTCTCGAATCTGATGTAAAAAAACTTGATGAAGTTGTAGTTGTCGGTTACGGTACCATGAAGAAGAGTGACCTGTCGGGTGCTGTATCTTCAGTTCGTTCCGATGCTCTTAAAAACTTAGCCACCAGTGATGCTGCTGCAGCTATCCAGGGTAAGGTTTCCGGTGTTCAGGTGTTAACCAATTCGGGAGCTCCTGGTCAGGGGGCAACAATCCGTGTACGTGGTTACTCTTCAAACTCGGGTAGTATCGGACCACTCCTTATTGTTGACGGTCTGAAAGTTGACAATATTCAATATCTCGATCCTTCTATGATTGAATCTATGGAGATACTGAAAGATGCTGCTTCTGCTGCTATTTATGGTGCGGAAGCTGGTAACGGTGTTGTTTTGATCACTACTAAATCAGGAGCTAAAGGTACTTCAAGCATTTCATATGATGTCAATTTAATCAGTCAGAGCCTTGGCAGACATGCAAAACTTTTCAACGCACAGGATTTTATTGCTTACAAAACATTGTCGGGTCTTCCTATCCAAAATCAGTTAACACAAAATAAGTACGATGGAACAGATACCGACTGGTCCAAAGTAGTATTTGGTCCCGCTTTCAGCCAACAACATACAGTTACGTTTCAGGGTGGAAATAACCAGGGACATTTTTTTACGTCTCTTAACGTAACCAACAACAATGGTATTGTAAGAGGTGACAAAGATGTTTATAAACGTATTACAGGTCAGGTTAATGCTGACTATAATATCAAACCATGGTTACAGATAGGAGGCAACAACTCTTTCGAATATTGGAATACGAAATCAGTTAGCCAGATGTCTCAGTATGGTTCATTGATGAACTGCGTGATGCAGATGGATCCGTTAACTCCTGTTTACTATTCTTCTCCGGATCAATTTGCTTCAGGAACGCTTCAGGCTTATAATGCAGGAAAGAATGTTCTCAAAGACCCAACCAATGGTCTCTACTATGCAACTTCGAAGTATGTGATCGATAATAATGGTAATCCATTGCTTCAAAGAGATCGTACGGAGGCTTCAAGTGGCGGTATTAACCTCCGTGGTATACTTTACGGAAATTTCAAACCTGTTAAGGGACTTGTAGTTACTTCTCGCTTTGGTTACCGTGTGTCACAAAGTACTTCACACAGTTATAGCACCCCGTATTATGCCACATCTCAGGCAAACAGTAATGACTATAGCATCTCAGCAAATGCAAATACCAGTTACTACTATCAATGGGAAAACTTCGCCAATTACAATTTTACAATAGATAAGCATAACATTACGGCAATGGGTGGTATGTCTTATATCGAGAACAACTGGGATAATGTTAGCGCCAGCGCTTCGGGTCCGGATATCTTGAAAGGATACGATGCCAATTTCCGTTTTCTCGACTATGTGAATAGTAATGACAAAACCGTTAAGAGCTTTGGTAATACTCCCGGTAAATCGTCTCAGATGGGATATTATGGACGGTTAAGTTATTCTTATGATAACAAATATATGATTCAGTCTAACTTCCGTGCCGATGCGTTCGACTCTTCTAAGTTGTCCAAAACAAACCGTTGGGGTTATTTCCCATCGTTCTCTGGAGCCTGGACCGTCAGCAACGAAAAATTCTTCCAGAATCTCATTGATGACAAAATTTTCTCTTTCCTGAAAGTTCGCGGATCGTGGGGACAGAATGGTAATATCAATGTACTCAGCGGTTACCAGTATAGTACTACTATCAATTACAATGGGTCATGGTATCAGTATGGTGTAGACAGTCCAACTCCATCATATGGTTCATCTCCTTCAGGTTTGGCTAACCCCAACTTGAAATGGGAAACTTCAGAACAGTTAGACTTTGGTGTTGAGATGAGATTTTTGAAAGACAAACTTTCGTTGAATGCAGGCTACTATAACAAAAAGACGAAAGACCTTCTCGTATCGATTGCTCCGGTTGCGGAAGTTGGTATAGGTAGTACTACTATTAATGGCGGTAATGTTCTTAACCGCGGTTTTGAATTCGACGCAACATGGAAAGATAATATCGGTAAAGATTTCACCTACTCTGTAAAGGCCAACTTGACAACCCTACACAATGAGGTTACTTACCTTGATCCTTCGATTTCCCGTATTTCCGGTACTTCAGCGGGTAATAACGATATTTACACAGCATTTGAGGTTGGTCAACCGATATGGTATTTAAGAGGTTACAAGTATTTGGGTGTTAACCAAAAAACAGGTGCACCTATCTACCAGACTAAAAATGCAGACGGGGTGCCTACTTCTAATGATATGACCTATATTGGTAAAGCAATTCCTGATTTCACATACGGTCTTACCATTAATCTGGCTTATAAAGGATTTGATATGAATATGTTTGGCACAGGTGTAACCGGCAATAGTATCTTGAATATGGCTTATCGTGCTGATTCTCCAATGACCAATTCATTGAAGTACTACTATGACCATGCATGGACAACGACCAACACAAATGGCTCTATGCCTGATCCGGCAAAAGTAGTTAACTCTAGGATATTTTGGAGCTCTTCAGCTTCGATCTTCAATGGTGCTTACTTCAAAATCAAACAGATACAGTTAGGTTACACCCTTCCTGCATCGGTTAGCAAGAAGTTCCTTATCAGTAAACTGAGATGCTATGTATCTTTGGATGACTTCTTTACTTTTGCAAGTTACCCTGGAGGCGATCCTGAAACTGCTACTACTTCTACCGCTTCCTCAGCAGGCTTTGATATGGGTACATATCCTGTGGCTAAGAAGGTTACATTTGGTTTAAACATGACATTTTAATCTAAATACTTAAGAATATGAAAAAATATAATATACTGTTCTTGCTATGCGTGCTGCTGTTTACTGCATGTAGTGAGGATAAACTTAACATTGACCAGAAGGGTGTTATTGATATCAAATCGTTTTATATAACGGATGCTGATGCGCAGTCGGCACTTGTTGCTACGTACGCCGATTTTGCTCAAAATATCGGTGGTAACGATGGTATTTATGTTCCGTACAATGTAATGTTCAACTACCCTGCAGATAATGTTCTTGCAGCTGGTGCATATTATACAGACAACGATGGACAAGCCTGTATCAATGAATTCCGTCACACTACACAGACCGCGGTAGTTAGCACGATGTACAAACGTTTCTACTGGGTTATCTATCATTGTAACCTCGTTATTAATAATTTCAAATATGGGGTTAGTCCTATAAAAGACCGTTGTATTTCTGAAGCAAGGGTAATGCGTGCATGGTGTCAAATGATGCTTGCTATGGGATGGAATAATCCTCCACTTGTTGAAACGGTACTGACCGGCTCTGACAAACCGGGGAACTATGAGAAAGGGCATGATGCCATGCTTCAATGGTGTGCCGATGAGTGTGCCGATGCATCAAAATATCTTGACGAGCGTGCATCTACAACAGATAAAGATGGTGCTGTAAAAGTTACCAAAGGTTTTGCCTGGACGGTTCAGGGAAAAGCTCTCCTCTACAAAGGGGATTATGCCGGGGCAAAAACAGCTCTTAAAAAAGTAATTGATTCGGGTAAATATGCGCTTGTTTCCGGTGATCGTTGGGCGAGTCTTTTCCACATCGCCGGTGACGGTTGTGAAGAAAAAATATTCGAGACCAACCTTATTAACAATAGCAGTATTGGTGACTGGGGTGGAAAAATTCAACGTTCTACCTGGATGGAATCGAACTATTGGGGCTGGAGAACCGATCGTTTGGCAAGTAAGCCGGTGTGTCAGGATGACGCAGGATGGGGCGGTTTGGCTGTTGAAGAAAATTTCGCCAAGGAGTTTGCTGCAAACGATGGAGCTTCTTATCGTCGCATAGGCACAATGGTCTCTTATGATGAGTTCCTTTACGACTCGTCTGTCGGTTGGACTACAGATACTGTTGGAATGACCCCTGCTATGAAAAAAGTAGATAAGATGAGAGGTGTCAAAGACAACAATGGTCTTTACGGAAATAACTTATATCTTCAGAAAAAAAATATTGTTGGCCCCGGTGACCGTACAACCAATTGGTACAGATTCAACAACTTCAATATTGAACGATATGCGGATGTGCTTCTTATGTATGCTGAGGCTTGTGCCAATACCTCGGATGCAGACGGTAGCGGTCTTAAAGCTCTGAATGATGTTCAAAAACGAGCAGGTTCTACTGTACATGTCAGCACTACATTGACTTTGGCTGATGTTAAGAAAGAAAGAAACTATGAGTTGTGGAATGAAGGTGCACGTTGGATCGACATGAAACGTTGGAATGAGTTTGACAAGGCCAAAACTGCCGGTGAACATATTCCAACGCTGAGAGATCATTTCTTTGATGCAGATGCAACTACAAAGACTGCCACTCACGTGGGATATGTGACTTATTCAGAGCCTAATGCCTCTATAGCTCATGGCTTTAAGGCAGGAAAGAACGAATGGTTCCCTTATCCGTTCAGTGAAACCTCTATCAATCCTAACATTAAGCAAAATCCGGGTTGGTAATTGATTTAGTCCTAAAAAGCTTTACAGTTATTATTAGGACAAAACCATTATAATTTATGAGATAGTTGTCGGGCTGGCCCGACAACTATCTTTGTTTATATACGTTCTGATAATCTTCTTCAGGGGACTTTCGTTCTAATAAAAAAAGCAGATTTATAGACCCCACAGCTGTTTTAGACATAAGGACAAAGATCTGCTTTTTGTTTAACGCTATTTCAGGACCAGATATATTTAGTACGGAAAGGTTGTTCCAATTGGGACACCCTTTTTGTTTTTCAAGCTCCCATGATAGTATCTACAAAATTTTAATACAAACATTATTTTAATATTTCGGAAAT belongs to Paludibacter jiangxiensis and includes:
- a CDS encoding phosphoglycerate kinase, with translation MQTLDSINFAGKKAFVRVDFNVPLNENFEITDDTRIRAALPTLKKILADGGSVIIGSHLGRPKKNPEPKYSLKYILAHVSKLLGVEVQFADDCVGADAVAKAAALKPGEVLLLENLRFYAEEEGKARGLAEDATDEEKAAAKKAVKASQKEFTKKLADLADIYVNDAFGTAHRAHASTALIASYFDADKKTFGYLMQKEVDSVEKVLKEAVKPVTAIIGGSKVSTKITIIETLLSKVDNLIIVGGMAFTFAKAQGGKIGTSLCEDDMLELANTIVAKAKELGVNLVLPTDCVAADKFAPDAATQVTANTAIPDGWMGLDLGPASAVVVSDVIKASKTILWNGPAGVFEFDAFTVGSKAIAVAIAEATSNGAFSLIGGGDSVACINKFGLADKVSYVSTGGGALLEMIEGKVLPGIEAIRGF
- a CDS encoding SusC/RagA family TonB-linked outer membrane protein, whose product is MTVGFAQQGSAHKVTGTVVDSSTGESLPGVNIIILGAKVKTGVISDIDGRFTINVSPDATLEFSYVGYQKKNVAIANKSVLNVTLESDVKKLDEVVVVGYGTMKKSDLSGAVSSVRSDALKNLATSDAAAAIQGKVSGVQVLTNSGAPGQGATIRVRGYSSNSGSIGPLLIVDGLKVDNIQYLDPSMIESMEILKDAASAAIYGAEAGNGVVLITTKSGAKGTSSISYDVNLISQSLGRHAKLFNAQDFIAYKTLSGLPIQNQLTQNKYDGTDTDWSKVVFGPAFSQQHTVTFQGGNNQGHFFTSLNVTNNNGIVRGDKDVYKRITGQVNADYNIKPWLQIGGNNSFEYWNTKSVSQMSQYGSLMNCVMQMDPLTPVYYSSPDQFASGTLQAYNAGKNVLKDPTNGLYYATSKYVIDNNGNPLLQRDRTEASSGGINLRGILYGNFKPVKGLVVTSRFGYRVSQSTSHSYSTPYYATSQANSNDYSISANANTSYYYQWENFANYNFTIDKHNITAMGGMSYIENNWDNVSASASGPDILKGYDANFRFLDYVNSNDKTVKSFGNTPGKSSQMGYYGRLSYSYDNKYMIQSNFRADAFDSSKLSKTNRWGYFPSFSGAWTVSNEKFFQNLIDDKIFSFLKVRGSWGQNGNINVLSGYQYSTTINYNGSWYQYGVDSPTPSYGSSPSGLANPNLKWETSEQLDFGVEMRFLKDKLSLNAGYYNKKTKDLLVSIAPVAEVGIGSTTINGGNVLNRGFEFDATWKDNIGKDFTYSVKANLTTLHNEVTYLDPSISRISGTSAGNNDIYTAFEVGQPIWYLRGYKYLGVNQKTGAPIYQTKNADGVPTSNDMTYIGKAIPDFTYGLTINLAYKGFDMNMFGTGVTGNSILNMAYRADSPMTNSLKYYYDHAWTTTNTNGSMPDPAKVVNSRIFWSSSASIFNGAYFKIKQIQLGYTLPASVSKKFLISKLRCYVSLDDFFTFASYPGGDPETATTSTASSAGFDMGTYPVAKKVTFGLNMTF
- a CDS encoding RagB/SusD family nutrient uptake outer membrane protein encodes the protein MKKYNILFLLCVLLFTACSEDKLNIDQKGVIDIKSFYITDADAQSALVATYADFAQNIGGNDGIYVPYNVMFNYPADNVLAAGAYYTDNDGQACINEFRHTTQTAVVSTMYKRFYWVIYHCNLVINNFKYGVSPIKDRCISEARVMRAWCQMMLAMGWNNPPLVETVLTGSDKPGNYEKGHDAMLQWCADECADASKYLDERASTTDKDGAVKVTKGFAWTVQGKALLYKGDYAGAKTALKKVIDSGKYALVSGDRWASLFHIAGDGCEEKIFETNLINNSSIGDWGGKIQRSTWMESNYWGWRTDRLASKPVCQDDAGWGGLAVEENFAKEFAANDGASYRRIGTMVSYDEFLYDSSVGWTTDTVGMTPAMKKVDKMRGVKDNNGLYGNNLYLQKKNIVGPGDRTTNWYRFNNFNIERYADVLLMYAEACANTSDADGSGLKALNDVQKRAGSTVHVSTTLTLADVKKERNYELWNEGARWIDMKRWNEFDKAKTAGEHIPTLRDHFFDADATTKTATHVGYVTYSEPNASIAHGFKAGKNEWFPYPFSETSINPNIKQNPGW
- a CDS encoding TlpA family protein disulfide reductase produces the protein MKHTTLTLAFLVLCVLTGIAQKRTIVNPAYEVKNTGIYNVTKIELTDTATLLSMHITFVPHWWVTYDSVDVIRDCATGTEYKLKALKGGTLNKYIWMPDSGDSTVVLVYPPLPASVKKIDFNKHIFGISLDRTAARTRKSAVVSPAIDKWIKEQLDKAPKKTLDNYELSSFFVEKQSRLIGCIKGYDSRLGFSTGIIYVANELTREDYPVVIKIEPDGRFEAEIPMHMPKYTLAVFNERYTLPFYIEPGQTLCMILDWDECLTANRKANIRYQFKRVEYRGALASLNKELLAYPASQFSYETFDKKRKTMTPLDFKADQMQEYDNNMAQYNEYVKQHSLSQKAKTLLRNRIMLENANNLFNYTMDRDYYAKQDSTNKVLKIPVPVSFFDFLKQLPLNDPSLLACNEFSEFINRFEYNDLFLKAQVQFNKSQIANQPKPEKNFLEYLDEEKISIPTEDRKFLSILFKEHKTDDDRKQLEEMSEVAKNFSEKYQEHLQKYSQKYTIPLIQTNNANSEIEIWKLKEGILNNELGLKPNLAYEITKVRSLNFSFKNAASKDNATALWNFLKQGIHTPYLATTGQELLSKAFPERQAASKPLPQSTYADVFRKIIEPFKGKVLFVDFWATTCGPCVGGIKDMKATRVKYANNPNFDFIFITDQRSSPEKDYNDFVKEQEMKNTYRLSIDDFNMLRQLFKFNGIPRYVVIDQKGDVLNDKFEMWNFETELRKIVPAYNN